A genomic region of Leishmania braziliensis MHOM/BR/75/M2904 complete genome, chromosome 33 contains the following coding sequences:
- a CDS encoding protein kinase, producing the protein MPSTAATQIVSCCVSSPTPLTTDVDISGPFLLYGPSGRLLSRCEPSDLWGLLISEHTALNCTYAQTTVRIGRTGDCDTVLNDPRVSSTHFTISLELEPHGDSDLVQKMFNSRHAGHSESSTDGNDYAVPLLPRRSREGKHANAYGATSSAENGPESAVLSDLTSWLTLPSPAATRAGQRHIEQGATAATAVTNLIKNGRPKARALSETSLPGWRVRRVLLTDCSANGTYVNDVLVGRGKYCELHYGDDISVVRVLEKKRFHSGSTTLTPLSSEEDEAQQEAEKEVADFVKGKPCAKLRHGSEAASPPPAQHFTRSSRDALTGCGTVRVGAEVNEEGNSPNSDDPHVAQMFTALLSTLSTEHTYVERFCFHLYHAEEVGRGGVPITEPETVAAPQKSAGGGEASEERHGETQAEQDKYDDALQHPQTEQKHNLLHRTSVGVPRRLSSTSLEPHDGNGGNPASHHKSIRFPDDPVTTFDSPPENADSDAVVSPSVSLSTLQYRGRHSSLLSPPLPPLAPVPSDTVASAAPNPHSSACSSSSSVSSLRALSTVVTPHSLLRSRPSIRESFIAPINLTGREKSAAPSNGSMQGSITASTAEIHFQESIGSRPALQCKAAAQQALAARCGGSTASSQTNGGLGTVGKILKDMPADIPIRYAVLPLRHLQWGGRIGFGASGDVFMGIDVSTATVIAIKVLKGSSLFQPSPSADTAVATGHSKTISRRPTAPLVQDDATILSLSDISLSNVTLPVPGAATEVSTPVSLSSGSPTTALPRSAGRVDGKADTAERTSMLPSLRFAPLQGDDANGESIQVSEASTPLTLVSAATSSSASVHGNTSAALVSASSTCCPHAQTQQRSPRLQPRDEHSALPLLRKHLREIIFLTTLQHHRIVHFLGFQFSSEGRLCLLMEYVAGGTLQTLVKNFGVFEENVIRLYTLQILEGLVYLRRKGVVHGDLKSANILVSEQGSVKLTDFGTSRFLRTCAAEKETGEVAETGNEQQKAEVHRRDKFREGHHPPADRPRQPCHHDNSAGADAEEADSGGEDVSVGNSERCGGGCRCSSDVDLCSDDVDSAEDDGPEHRVLCGTPLYMSPELIRTQEPSFASDMWALGCVVYEMATGGVLPWRPVHNSSAPTVVWYIGQRSEDGEGPSMDDVYTERDRLNRTSSNHSLHETGDGAYDEQSRGHRGHSGRGSGDSVGRLDRTPSPMLLDLLQSTLSLNPERRPTPAELLQHPFIRNEASEEALVRWHAVVAANRCTEIHSLKQHGEAVEAVSHRKMKAEPGAATKSTLRSVSGSASGDDSLHARASLSPTRTSPSRKAIHVKELVDITPAKLGGKNPLETASKQKHPLLHPPPPLGESIMPPLAGTRLSCSGESSTNLLGDSWEEVESPSLLPLPLPASQPKLQMPKAHSSQIPSVLGAGNPDSQPLICEPPRRPDMRGCRMDASQSVIGQSAVAPELLPSASYDAATVRWYAPQSFSAPTKLPVSRPRASAAPPAGRQQTEQQVPYSMPVAQKSTSKSYMRQHQLFLKQNELERRRLSFLVPHGGRQVRGRLRTEGPSPPQPQLLPVSSAPAQVGASILPMYPPSYQCAMQHAVLEYTPGYSDYNPQVNTQTVEMCLPPSFTSQSLSIPEQQGEQQNGNNGSSRMVMGVRPQRNPSRQNALSLPLRGNKQKHSSRRESARNAPTNTAAANVSPSLHPNSCIPAIAMSSSHVRGPVLSHTLQHFVPPQPLSMQGPHPVVGGLIMKTDNPTIPSPLLLNFTASMGPLQVQDHRYTLGYSSTPMSADQLVSKPQQAGAQGPILPLPSNPCHRHTTHSQSPMTRSLGSGNKDDGSAVQQASLNSVTEVERAVSSTVQRNARRGRKGRPNTLSSSNLLLRQGGLQTHRHASPLLRQQQQQLSLTYIHTRGAEHSDKQQQQQEESRSTEPLCGERPTRKSSSTHTAGKKRRIRTSSRIPTKAVSQRQQQRRLQQ; encoded by the coding sequence ATGCCCTCGACGGCCGCGACGCAGATCgtcagctgctgcgtctcctcCCCAACACCACTCACCACTGACGTCGATATCAGTGGTCCGTTCCTGCTCTACGGCCCATCCGGTCGTTTGCTGAGTCGCTGTGAGCCCTCCGACCTCTGGGGGCTACTCATTTCCGAGCACACGGCGTTGAACTGCACGTACGCCCAGACAACAGTGCGGATAGGCCGAACCGGTGACTGCGATACCGTCTTAAACGACCCGCGAGTGAGCAGCACACACTTCACGATCTCGCTGGAGCTGGAGCCCCATGGGGACAGCGACCTCGTCCAAAAAATGTTCAACAGCCGGCACGCAGGCCACAGTGAAAGCAGCACTGACGGGAACGACTATGCAGTGCCTTTGTTGCCGCGTCGATCACGAGAAGGCAAGCACGCAAACGCGTACGGCGCCACCAGCTCGGCCGAGAACGGCCCGGAGAGCGCCGTCCTCAGTGATCTGACATCATGGTTGACCCTGCCCAGCCCTGCAGCTACCAGAGCAGGGCAGCGGCACATTGAACAAGGGgctaccgccgccaccgccgtgaCGAACTTGATCAAGAACGGAAGACCCAAAGCAAGAGCTCTTTCAGAGACGTCACTACCTGGTTGGCGAGTGCGTCGCGTGCTGCTCACCGACTGCAGCGCTAACGGCACCTACGTCAACGACGTACTCGTCGGCCGCGGGAAGTACTGCGAGCTGCACTACGGTGATGACATCAGTGTTGTGCgggtgctggagaagaaaCGTTTTCATAGTGGCTCAACTACACTGACGCCCCTaagcagcgaggaggacgaagcACAacaggaggcggagaaggaagTTGCTGACTTTGTGAAAGGCAAACCCTGTGCGAAACTGCGGCACGGGAGCGAGGCAGCGTCACCGCCTCCCGCGCAGCACTTCACTCGATCGTCGCGCGACGCTCTCACTGGCTGTGGCACCGTACGTGTGGGAGCTGAAGTGAATGAGGAAGGCAACTCGCCCAACAGCGACGACCCTCATGTAGCACAGATGTTCACTGCGCTCCTCTCCACGCTGTCGACGGAGCACACGTACGTGGAGCGCTTCTGCTTCCACCTTTACcacgccgaggaggtggggcGAGGCGGCGTCCCTATCACCGAGCCCGAGACGGTTGCTGCCCCTCAGAAGTCAGCGGGAGGTGGGGAAGCAAGCGAGGAACGACATGGGGAAACCCAAGCGGAGCAGGACAAGTATGACGATGCTCTGCAGCATCCCCAAACCGAGCAGAAACACAATTTACTGCACCGCACCTCTGTCGGGGTACCACGGCGACTTTCCTCCACCTCACTCGAGCCGCACGACGGGAACGGCGGCAACCCCGCGTCGCACCACAAGTCAATACGCTTCCCTGATGACCCGGTGACCACTTTCGACTCACCACCTGAAAACGccgacagcgacgccgtGGTATCACCGTCAGTCTCGCTCTCTACCCTTCAGTATCGTGGCCGACACTCCTCCCTACTCagcccgcctctccctcctcttgccCCGGTGCCGAGTGACACCGTCGCTAGCGCTGCCCCAAacccgcacagcagcgcatgctcgagctcctccagcgtgagCTCGTTGAGAGCGCTCTCAACGGTAGTCACCCCGCATTCCCTTCTCCGGTCACGTCCGTCTATCCGGGAGAGCTTTATCGCCCCGATCAATCTTACTGGCCGCGAGAAATCGGCGGCCCCGTCGAACGGATCCATGCAGGGTTCTATaaccgcctccaccgcagAGATTCACTTTCAAGAGAGCATCGGCAGTAGACCTGCGCTGCAGTGTaaggctgctgcgcagcaagCGCTTGCCGCACGCTGTGGGGGCAGTACCGCAAGCAGCCAGACTAACGGTGGCCTCGGTACCGTTGGAAAGATTCTGAAGGACATGCCAGCAGACATTCCCATTCGCTACGCAGTGCTGCCGTTGCGCCACCTGCAGTGGGGTGGTCGTATCGGCTTCGGCGCAAGTGGGGATGTGTTCATGGGTATCGACGTGTCAACTGCGACAGTAATTGCCATCAAAGTGCTGAAGGGCAGCTCACTTTTTCAGCCCTCGCCATCTGCCGACACGGCGGTGGCTACTGGGCACAGCAAAACCATCTCGAGAAGGCCAACAGCACCGTTGGTGCAGGACGACGCTACGATTCTCAGCTTGTCGGACATCAGCCTGAGCAACGTCACTCTCCCAGTCCccggcgcagcgacagaAGTCTCAACCCCggtttccctctcctctggcTCTCCCACCACGGCACTGCCGCGGTCGGCAGGGCGAGTGGATGGCAAAGCGGACACTGCAGAACGTACGAGCATGTTACCGTCGCTCCGCTTCGCCCCATTGCAAGGCGACGACGCGAACGGAGAGTCGATTCAAGTAAGTGAGGCGTCCACACCGCTGACGCTAGTGTCCGCCGCTACGTCGTCATCAGCCTCCGTGCACGGGAACACCTCCGCAGCGCTGGTAAGCGCCTCGTCCACCTGTTGCCCCCACGCACAGACTCAGCAGAGGTCACCTCGGCTGCAACCGCGAGATGAGCACTCTGCCTTGCCACTTCTTCGCAAGCACCTACGGGAGATTATCTTTTTAacgacgctgcagcaccaccgcatcGTGCACTTCCTCGGCTTCCAGttcagcagcgagggccgtCTGTGTCTTCTCATGGAGTACGTGGCGGGTGGCACCCTGCAGACGCTTGTCAAGAACTTTGGCGTCTTTGAGGAGAACGTGATTCGCCTGTACACGCTGCAGATCCTGGAGGGCTTGGTGTACCTGAGACGCAAGGGTGTTGTGCACGGTGACTTGAAGAGCGCGAACATCCTCGTGTCGGAGCAGGGCAGCGTTAAACTGACAGATTTTGGAACGAGTCGCTTCTTACGCACGTGTGCAGCAGAAAAGGAAACCGGAGAAGTAGCCGAGACAGGCAATGAGCAACAGAAGGCTGAAGTGCATCGCCGAGACAAGTTTCGAGAGGgccaccacccacccgcaGATCGGCCGCGTCAGCCCTGCCACCACGACAACTCGGCTGGCGCCGATGCCGAGGAGGCAGATAGCGGAGGAGAGGACGTCAGCGTGGGCAACTCAGAACGATGCGGGGGTGGGTGTcgttgcagcagcgacgtggacCTCTGCTCGGATGACGTCGACAgcgccgaggacgacggtCCGGAGCATCGCGTGCTCTGCGGAACACCCCTCTACATGAGCCCCGAGCTCATCCGCACGCAAGAGCCGTCCTTTGCCTCTGACATGTGGGCTTTGGGCTGTGTTGTATACGAGATGGCAACCGGTGGCGTTTTACCGTGGCGGCCTGTGCACAACTCGAGTGCGCCGACGGTTGTTTGGTACATTGGCCAGCGGAGCGAGGACGGTGAGGGGCCCTCTATGGACGATGTCTACACGGAGCGAGACCGTCTGaaccgcaccagcagcaaccaCTCGCTTCACGAGACAGGGGATGGCGCGTATGACGAACAGAGCAGAGGGCATCGCGGCCATAGCGGCAGAGGTAGCGGTGACAGCGTGGGCCGCTTGGATCGCACTCCATCTCCTATGTTATTGGACCTCCTACAGTCTACGTTGAGCCTAAATCCAGAGCGGCGCCCCACCCCGGCGGAGCTGCTTCAGCATCCCTTTATCCGCAATGAAGCTTCAGAGGAGGCGCTCGTGCGCTGGCacgctgtggtggcggcgaaCCGTTGTACCGAGATCCACTCGCTGAAGCAGCACggcgaggcggtggaggcggtaTCACATCGCAAGATGAAGGCTGAACCTGGCGCGGCTACCAAGAGCACGTTGAGATCGGTGAGTGGAAGCGCTTCAGGAGACGACTCGCTGCACGCTCgcgcctcgctctccccaACACGCACGTCACCCTCGCGAAAAGCCATTCATGTGAAGGAGCTGGTTGACATCACCCCTGCCAAACTAGGGGGTAAAAATCCTCTGGAGACGGCATCGAAGCAGAAGCACCCTTTGCTGCACCCCCCGCCTCCGCTAGGAGAGTCGATAATGCCGCCGTTGGCGGGCACACGGCTCTCCTGCTCTGGTGAGTCATCGACGAACCTCTTGGGTGACTCCTGGGAAGAAGTGGAGTCACCGTCCTTGTTGCCGCTTCCATTGCCAGCCAGCCAGCCCAAGTTGCAGATGCCGAAGGCGCATTCCTCGCAGATCCCCTCGGTGCTTGGTGCTGGCAACCCCGACTCGCAGCCACTTATCTGCGAGCCCCCACGGCGGCCAGATATGCGTGGGTGTCGCATGGATGCGTCGCAGTCAGTAATAGGTCAGTCTGCTGTAGCCCCAGAACTCCTGCCTAGCGCGTCGTACGATGCGGCGACCGTGCGGTGGTATGCCCCGCAGAGCTTCTCGGCGCCGACCAAGCTGCCCGTCTCTCGACCTCgcgcctccgcagcgcctcctgcaggtAGGCAACAGACAGAACAGCAGGTGCCATACTCCATGCCAGTGGCGCAGAAAAGCACGAGCAAGTCGTACATGCGTCAGCATCAGCTGTTCCTCAAGCAGAACGAGCTTGAACGTCGTCGACTCTCTTTTTTAGTGCCGCACGGCGGACGGCAAGTGCGCGGGCGCCTCCGTACCGAAGggccgtcgccaccacagccgcagctgctgcccgtGTCCTCGGCCCCTGCTCAGGTGGGAGCTTCGATATTGCCCATGTACCCGCCTAGCTATCAGTGCGCGATGCAGCACGCAGTCCTGGAATACACACCTGGCTATAGCGATTACAATCCCCAGGTGAACACGCAAACGGTGGAGATGTGCCTTCCGCCGAGCTTCACAAGTCAATCACTCTCCATCCCAGAACAGCAGGGCGAACAGCAGAACGGGaacaacggcagcagcaggatgGTGATGGGGGTGCGGCCGCAGCGCAACCCCTCCCGTCAGAACGCGCtttcgctgccgctgcgaggCAACAAGCAGAAGCACAGCAGCCGAAGAGAGAGTGCTCGAAACGCGCCGACTAACACCGCAGCGGCCAACGTATCGCCTTCACTGCACCCCAATAGCTGCATCCCCGCCATCGCAATGAGCTCCAGCCATGTCAGGGGCCCTGTACTCTCACACACGCTACAGCATTttgtgccgccgcagccactGTCCATGCAGGGACCCCACCCCGTTGTAGGGGGGTTGATCATGAAGACGGACAATCCTACTATACCCTCCCCGCTACTGTTGAACTTTACTGCGTCGATGGGCCCTCTACAGGTGCAGGACCACCGATACACACTCGGCTACAGCAGTACACCCATGTCGGCAGATCAGCTGGTCTCAAAACCACAGCAAGCGGGTGCCCAAGGACCcattctccctcttccctcaaatccgtgccaccgccacactACACACTCGCAGTCCCCTATGACACGAAGCCTAGGCTCTGGCAATAAAGACGACGGgagcgccgtccagcaggCCTCGCTAAACAGTGTCacggaggtggagagggctGTAAGCAGCACTGTCCAGCGGAACGCGCGACGTGGGAGGAAAGGTCGTCCTAACACCTTATCCTCTTCGAATCTGCTTCTCCGCCAGGGCGGCCTCCAAACTCATCGGCACGCTTCTCCGCTActgaggcagcagcaacaacagctcAGCTTGACCTACATTCACACGCGTGGGGCGGAGCATAGCgacaaacagcagcagcaacaggaaGAGTCACGCAGCACGGAGCCCTTGTGTGGAGAAAGGCCGACTAGGAAGAGCTCGTCTACGCACACGGCAGGAAAGAAGCGGCGCATTCGCACATCGTCGCGTATACCCACCAAAGCGGTGAgtcagcgacagcaacaaCGGCGTTTGCAGCAGTAG
- the MPK11 gene encoding putative mitogen activated protein kinase, producing the protein MPATKSLAELQAEVCRLDDRYRLERIIGAGSYGIVIRARDIKSDNCLVAIKRVNKEIFDEVVLAKRILREIKLLAHFNDENIIGLRNILTPEDPENFEHFYIVMDIMETDLKQVLRSGQELTEAHIQFFIYQVLRALHIIHSAGVIHRDITPANILVNTNCDLKICDFGLAKEENDQGEYMTDYVTMRWYRAPELVMEGKDYSVQIDVWGIGCILGELLGSRPLFQGKDRVNQLDKIVDLIGTPSDEDISSVGSAAAQKYLKKKGYRPRPDWRQRYPNASVQALDLLRRMLVFNPKQRITVLQAMRHPFLDQLHDDADDSITYTPFHFDEQKQKTVLDVKRAIYEESVKFHKAHQSSMQTTSMNNTFNSISMPAPSVATEGEGRSAQQTIEKDIPESTTDGNFDRDQA; encoded by the coding sequence ATGCCGGCTACCAAGTCACtcgcagagctgcaggcggaggTCTGCCGGCTGGACGACCGCTACCGTCTGGAGCGCATCATTGGTGCCGGCTCCTATGGTATTGTGATCCGCGCGCGTGACATCAAAAGCGACAACTGCCTTGTCGCCATTAAGCGCGTCAACAAGGAGATCTTTGATGAGGTTGTTTTGGCGAAGCGCATTCTGCGCGAGATCAAGCTATTGGCGCACTTTAATGACGAGAACATAATTGGCCTGCGCAACATCCTCACCCCTGAGGACCCAGAGAACTTTGAGCACTTCTACATCGTAATGGACATTATGGAAACCGACCTGaagcaggtgctgcgcagtGGCCAGGAGCTGACGGAGGCTCACATTCAGTTCTTCATCTAtcaggtgctgcgcgcgctACACATCATTCACAGCGCCGGTGTCATCCACCGTGATATTACGCCGGCAAACATTTTGGTCAACACGAACTGCGATTTGAAGATTTGTGACTTTGGCCTGGCGAAGGAGGAAAACGATCAAGGCGAGTACATGACGGACTACGTGACGATGCGCTGGTATCGTGCGCCGGAGTTGGTGATGGAGGGAAAGGACTACTCAGTGCAGATTGATGTGTGGGGTATCGGCTGCATCCTTGGCGAGCTACTCGGCTCTCGTCCGCTCTTCCAGGGGAAAGACCGCGTGAACCAGTTGGACAAGATAGTCGATCTGATCGGTACGCCATCCGACGAGGACATCAGCTCCGTAggctcggctgctgcgcagaagTACCTCAAGAAGAAGGGGTACCGTCCGCGGCCTGACTGGCGCCAGCGCTACCCAAATGCATCTGTCCAGGCGCTCgatctgctgcgccgcatgcTGGTCTTCAACCCGAAGCAGCGAATCACGGTGCTGCAAGCAATGCGTCACCCGTTCTTGGATCAGCTGCACGACGACGCTGACGATAGCATCACCTACACCCCCTTCCACTTTGACGAGCAGAAGCAGAAGACAGTACTGGATGTGAAGCGCGCCATCTACGAGGAGAGCGTCAAGTTTCACAAGGCGCACCAGTCCTCGATGCAGACAACGAGCATGAACAATACCTTCAACTCCATCAGTATGCCCGCACCGAGCGTGGCGACAGAGGGCGAGGGCCGCTCGGCGCAGCAGACGATTGAGAAGGACATCCCTGAGAGCACGACGGACGGCAACTTTGACCGTGATCAGGCGTAA
- the AAT26 gene encoding amino acid permease-like protein → MVSCKMISLSSGSILGASLSLAVTTMGAGILTLPSAYADAGVIPATLILVSVGIITVFSIDYIILSVDKLGRNSYEELTRELLGKKVEEVVRWMLIIYNTGSAIGYLVVFEDLVAPMQPLITSYLPLLTTPKHSLLSFWAVAILPLSCVPTLGALHISSFLAISATSFICIIIIFRYFVPGPTKLSTMTASAMTIDTASANWCWGKDPLLALPIIMFSFDCQSLVFQIYAGLDDMRRSVMVKVAIISLIVSGVIHASVGLFGYLSNPVDVRENIISNYDPNVDRLFKVGYILYATPMILAFALMMFPIRDSIFILWYGYSSASVATHVPRSKDFTRLVNQEEELELMVSAGNEHQYKYCNGFAEKHNYGSAQKELQHVIEAKKHHNKIEQILLRDHIIISVTLSTLCVAVALLVPGIVSVVSLLGGLCSSTLCFIVPGLYRWQLHNKNIAPCQTFWEVVLMTFMIAFGVIAAILGTAVWIKSVFV, encoded by the coding sequence ATGGTCAGCTGCAAGATGATTAGTTTGAGTAGCGGCAGCATTCTCGGGGCTTCCCTGAGTCTTGCCGTCACCACTATGGGTGCCGGCATCCTCACGCTGCCCTCCGCGTACGCAGATGCCGGCGTCATCCCTGCAACTCTAATCCTCGTCAGTGTCGGCATTATCACAGTGTTCTCGATAGACTACATCATCCTAAGTGTTGACAAGCTAGGCCGTAACTCCTACGAGGAGCTCACACGTGAGTTGCTTGGCAAGAAGGTAGAGGAAGTGGTGCGATGGATGCTAATTATTTACAACACAGGGTCTGCTATTGGCTACCTCGTCGTCTTCGAAGACCTTGTAGCGCCTATGCAGCCGCTCATCACCAGCTACCTGCCCTTGCTCACCACGCCGAAGCACTCGCTGCTTTCCTTCTGGGCCGTCGCCATCTTACCGCTCTCCTGCGTTCCCACGCTGGGAGCCCTGCacatctcctcctttctcgccATCTCGGCGACCAGCTTCATCTGTATTATAATCATTTTCCGCTACTTCGTCCCGGGCCCGACGAAGCTGTCTACGATGACCGCAAGCGCCATGACCATCGATACAGCGTCCGCCAACTGGTGCTGGGGTAAGGACCCTTTATTGGCTCTACCCATCATAATGTTCTCGTTCGACTGCCAATCTCTCGTGTTTCAGATATACGCAGGCCTCGACGACATGCGACGCAGCGTCATGGTGAAGGTGGCTATCATCAGCCTCATCGTCAGTGGCGTGATTCACGCCTCTGTTGGTCTTTTTGGCTACCTCTCGAACCCGGTGGACGTGCGCGAAAACATCATCAGCAACTACGACCCCAACGTGGACCGCCTCTTTAAGGTTGGCTACATCTTGTACGCCACACCGATGATTCTGGCATTTGCCCTGATGATGTTTCCTATTCGCGACTCGATCTTTATCTTGTGGTATGGCTACAGCTCCGCATCAGTGGCGACGCACGTGCCACGTAGCAAGGACTTTACTCGGCTTGTAAaccaagaagaagagctgGAGCTGATGGTGAGTGCGGGGAATGAGCATCAGTATAAATACTGTAACGGTTTTGCTGAAAAGCACAACTACGGCAGCGCccagaaggagctgcagcacgtcaTTGAAGCGAAGAAACATCACAACAAGATTGAGCAGATTCTGCTGCGGGACCATATCATCATTAGCGTTACACTGAGTACGCTGTGCGTTGCGGTGGCCCTTTTGGTTCCTGGGATCGTGTCAGTGGTCTCATTACTTGGAGGTCTTTGTAGCTCTACGCTGTGCTTCATCGTGCCTGGTCTGTATCGCTGGCAGCTGCACAACAAGAACATTGCTCCCTGTCAAACATTTTGGGAGGTGGTGCTCATGACATTCATGATAGCCTTTGGCGTGATCGCCGCAATCCTCGGCACCGCCGTATGGATCAAGAGCGTCTTCGTGTAA